Proteins from a genomic interval of Streptomyces sp. Tu6071:
- a CDS encoding helix-turn-helix transcriptional regulator codes for MATESAHSEGAELGRYLRARRTQTSPAHVGLTVGAGLRRTPGLRREELATLAGISIDYYVRLERGKETRPSPAVLDSLARALRMDEREHQHLRELAARAARYAPEPPPAPSRTVHPHLKLLLASLRPHPAYVISRSMDLLAWNPGGLALYAGLDDWPAKHRNLARYLFLHPAARELFTDWERQVTGCAARLRAVAGTAPDAPDLTQLVGELLMKSPDFARLWERYEVAGRKPAHKTFQHPRVGTVTLTSQSLQIEGTPGQRIGVYTAEPGSPDHDALLLLDNTEPRPGTARTEEAGRRF; via the coding sequence ATGGCAACCGAGAGCGCGCACAGCGAGGGCGCGGAGCTGGGCCGCTACCTGCGCGCCCGCCGCACCCAGACCAGCCCCGCCCACGTCGGCCTCACGGTCGGCGCGGGACTGCGCCGTACCCCGGGGCTGCGCCGGGAGGAGCTGGCGACCCTCGCGGGCATCAGCATCGACTACTACGTACGGCTGGAACGCGGCAAGGAGACCCGCCCGAGCCCCGCCGTGCTCGACTCCCTCGCGCGCGCCCTGCGCATGGACGAGCGCGAGCACCAGCACCTGCGCGAACTCGCCGCCCGCGCCGCGCGCTACGCCCCCGAGCCGCCGCCCGCGCCGAGCCGCACCGTGCACCCGCACCTGAAGCTGCTGCTCGCCTCGCTGCGCCCGCACCCGGCGTACGTCATCAGCCGCAGCATGGACCTGCTCGCCTGGAACCCCGGAGGGCTCGCCCTGTACGCGGGGCTGGACGACTGGCCCGCCAAGCACCGCAACCTCGCCCGCTACCTCTTCCTGCACCCGGCGGCCCGCGAACTGTTCACCGACTGGGAGCGGCAGGTCACGGGCTGCGCCGCGCGGCTGCGGGCCGTCGCCGGGACCGCGCCCGACGCCCCCGACCTCACCCAGCTCGTGGGCGAACTCCTCATGAAGAGCCCCGACTTCGCACGGCTGTGGGAGCGCTACGAGGTGGCGGGGCGCAAACCGGCCCACAAGACCTTCCAGCACCCCCGGGTCGGCACCGTCACGCTCACCTCGCAGTCGCTCCAGATCGAGGGCACCCCCGGCCAGCGCATCGGCGTCTACACGGCCGAGCCCGGGAGCCCCGACCACGACGCGCTGCTCCTCCTCGACAACACGGAGCCCCGGCCGGGGACCGCGCGGACGGAGGAGGCGGGACGGCGCTTCTAG
- a CDS encoding class I SAM-dependent methyltransferase gives MNTSASASPAPSAVYDRIGVGYRRVRRPDPRLAALIGEGLGGARTVVNVGAGTGSYEPADAEVVAVDPSQVMLDQHPGARKVLAGAEALPFGDGAFDAAMAVMTVHHWPGLRQGLAELRRVARRQLVFTWDPVHRPELWVVGEYFPEIRAMERARFTPVSEVAESMGAHTVVPFPIPHDFTDGFQTAYWRRPEMFLDPVVRAASSTFAQLPGSVVGPAVARLRADLESGEWHRRHAELLTRDAVDYGYRLLVAGE, from the coding sequence ATGAACACGTCTGCCTCGGCGAGCCCCGCCCCGTCCGCCGTCTACGACCGCATCGGTGTCGGCTACCGGCGGGTGCGCCGCCCCGATCCCCGGCTCGCCGCGCTGATCGGCGAGGGCCTCGGCGGGGCCCGTACGGTCGTCAACGTCGGCGCGGGCACCGGCTCCTACGAGCCGGCCGATGCCGAGGTCGTCGCCGTCGACCCCTCGCAGGTCATGCTCGACCAGCACCCGGGGGCGCGGAAGGTGCTGGCCGGTGCGGAGGCGCTGCCCTTCGGGGACGGCGCGTTCGACGCGGCCATGGCGGTGATGACCGTGCACCACTGGCCCGGCCTGCGGCAGGGGCTCGCCGAGTTGCGGCGCGTGGCGCGCAGGCAGCTCGTCTTCACGTGGGACCCGGTCCACCGGCCCGAACTGTGGGTCGTCGGCGAGTACTTCCCGGAGATCCGCGCGATGGAGCGGGCGCGGTTCACGCCCGTGTCCGAGGTGGCCGAGTCCATGGGGGCGCACACCGTCGTGCCGTTCCCCATCCCGCACGACTTCACGGACGGCTTTCAGACGGCGTACTGGCGGCGGCCCGAGATGTTCCTCGATCCCGTGGTGAGGGCGGCGAGTTCGACGTTCGCGCAGCTTCCCGGCTCCGTCGTCGGGCCCGCCGTCGCGCGGCTGCGCGCCGACCTGGAGTCGGGGGAGTGGCACCGCCGCCATGCCGAGCTGCTGACGCGCGATGCCGTGGACTACGGGTACCGGCTGCTCGTCGCGGGGGAGTGA
- a CDS encoding DUF3626 domain-containing protein produces MNRASPPPAAAPLAAHARTALAHVATLATGPALPAHVRVTLQFHPDRLTRDGTPVLERLAADGSYYSQYVTGTSNGGLTAYPGGDRHRWESRIFGGAYDSAPPSARPVYGALDDGTRGPVGAAPRFGSSYFRLRPEALRRATLCYPDSAAEPEDFGVRERCALLGLCRAGGRDPLDAYVETHVHGGVRLADDVEAVVLDAAYRGTPVEAAARRLPCAVEWHPGFTIEAELLRVYPEFRGPEIVALALEVAEDGRLDPRVIGDAVRAGRAHPQDLKKIWHCLARYGSP; encoded by the coding sequence GTGAACCGCGCCTCCCCGCCCCCCGCGGCCGCGCCGCTCGCCGCCCACGCCCGTACCGCGCTCGCCCACGTCGCCACCCTCGCCACGGGCCCCGCGCTCCCCGCGCACGTACGCGTCACGCTCCAGTTCCACCCCGACCGCCTCACCCGCGACGGCACCCCCGTCCTGGAGCGCCTGGCCGCCGACGGCTCGTACTACTCGCAGTACGTGACGGGCACGAGCAACGGCGGTCTCACCGCGTACCCGGGCGGCGACCGCCACCGCTGGGAGAGCCGCATCTTCGGCGGCGCCTACGACTCCGCGCCCCCCTCCGCGCGCCCCGTGTACGGCGCGCTCGACGACGGCACGCGCGGCCCGGTCGGCGCCGCGCCGCGCTTCGGGTCCTCGTACTTCCGGCTGCGTCCCGAGGCCCTGCGCCGGGCCACCCTCTGCTACCCGGACAGCGCGGCCGAGCCCGAGGACTTCGGGGTGCGGGAGCGCTGCGCACTGCTCGGCCTGTGCCGCGCCGGGGGCCGGGACCCGCTGGACGCGTACGTCGAGACCCACGTCCACGGCGGCGTCCGCCTCGCGGACGACGTCGAGGCCGTCGTCCTGGACGCCGCCTACCGGGGCACGCCCGTGGAGGCGGCGGCGCGGCGGCTGCCGTGCGCGGTGGAGTGGCACCCCGGCTTCACGATCGAGGCGGAACTCCTGCGCGTGTACCCGGAGTTCAGGGGCCCTGAGATCGTGGCGCTGGCCCTGGAGGTGGCCGAGGACGGTCGGCTCGATCCGAGGGTGATCGGCGACGCGGTACGGGCCGGACGGGCCCACCCCCAGGACCTCAAGAAGATCTGGCACTGCCTCGCGCGGTACGGGTCCCCCTGA
- a CDS encoding DUF2809 domain-containing protein, translating into MVEEPVSAGDGAAPERGVTAVRAPARPGERDSAAVRDAAGPTARGTAAVPLRGGARTRLLAAPAALATIALALSVRALWPATDFAKYAGDALYTVLLACLCLLLVPALAARRAAVVALALSWAVELVQLWPYVAGLSARHTLARYAIGSTFNAPDLLWYAVGAALSAAVLAPLTGRAPAREPR; encoded by the coding sequence GTGGTGGAAGAGCCGGTCAGCGCGGGGGACGGGGCGGCGCCGGAGCGGGGCGTCACGGCGGTACGGGCCCCGGCGCGCCCGGGAGAACGGGACTCGGCGGCGGTACGGGACGCGGCGGGCCCGACGGCGCGCGGCACGGCGGCCGTTCCGCTACGGGGCGGGGCCCGCACGCGACTCCTCGCGGCCCCGGCCGCGCTCGCCACCATCGCCCTCGCCCTCTCCGTACGGGCGCTGTGGCCCGCCACGGACTTCGCGAAGTACGCGGGGGACGCTCTCTACACCGTCCTCCTCGCCTGCCTGTGCCTCCTGCTCGTCCCCGCCCTCGCGGCCCGCCGCGCCGCCGTCGTCGCCCTGGCGCTGAGCTGGGCGGTCGAGCTGGTGCAGCTGTGGCCGTACGTGGCCGGGCTGTCCGCCCGCCACACCCTCGCCCGCTACGCGATCGGCAGCACCTTCAACGCCCCCGACCTCCTCTGGTACGCGGTCGGCGCGGCCCTCTCGGCGGCCGTCCTCGCGCCCCTGACCGGCCGGGCCCCGGCCCGGGAGCCCCGGTGA
- a CDS encoding alkaline phosphatase, with protein sequence MDSNTRKPRRLGTTLAAVAATAVVTMVVSPTLGASAQAPQGAKSPQATAKKAPEAKNVIFINGDGMGPAAREAARLYLAGLDGELTMDKLPVAGQLTTSPHDPKAVVTDSAAAASAWATGEKTYNGAISVDVDGNKLATLGQQAKAAGKRTGLVTTAQVTDASPAAFFSNTADRGQQDEIARQYLDVSEPDVILGGGEDWWLPKGTAGAFPDKPAEDPSEASKGTKGNLVAKARKKGYEYVSSAKQLGKAKAKDGKLLGLFANEEMFQQKPEGQGDVYKPVVDLATMTTKALGTLDGKGKNKNRNGFFLMVEEEGVDEFAHANNAEKTLESMRQLERTVAVARQYVATHPDTLLVVTADHETGGLAVEENDPADETGSGQSTEDGPFPIRDSDKSFTIDWTTGQHTSVAVPVTAEGPTADRFNGKHANTYVHTVLSDILTRR encoded by the coding sequence GTGGACAGCAACACCCGCAAGCCCCGCCGCCTCGGCACCACCCTCGCGGCCGTCGCGGCCACGGCGGTCGTCACGATGGTGGTCAGCCCCACCCTCGGCGCCTCGGCGCAGGCACCGCAGGGCGCGAAGTCCCCGCAGGCCACCGCGAAGAAGGCGCCCGAGGCCAAGAACGTCATCTTCATCAACGGCGACGGCATGGGCCCGGCCGCCCGCGAGGCCGCCCGGCTCTACCTCGCCGGTCTCGACGGCGAGCTGACCATGGACAAGCTCCCCGTCGCCGGGCAGCTCACCACGAGCCCGCACGACCCGAAGGCCGTCGTCACCGACTCGGCCGCCGCAGCCTCCGCGTGGGCGACCGGCGAGAAGACCTACAACGGCGCGATCAGCGTCGACGTCGACGGCAACAAGCTCGCCACACTCGGCCAGCAGGCGAAGGCCGCCGGGAAGCGGACCGGCCTCGTCACGACCGCGCAGGTCACCGACGCCTCCCCGGCCGCGTTCTTCTCCAACACCGCCGACCGGGGCCAGCAGGACGAGATCGCCCGCCAGTACCTCGACGTCTCCGAGCCCGACGTGATCCTCGGCGGCGGCGAGGACTGGTGGCTGCCGAAGGGCACCGCCGGAGCCTTCCCCGACAAGCCCGCCGAGGACCCGAGCGAGGCGAGCAAGGGCACGAAGGGCAACCTCGTCGCGAAGGCGAGGAAGAAGGGGTACGAGTACGTCTCCTCCGCCAAGCAGCTCGGCAAGGCGAAGGCGAAGGACGGCAAGCTGCTCGGCCTCTTCGCCAACGAGGAGATGTTCCAGCAGAAGCCCGAGGGCCAGGGCGACGTCTACAAGCCGGTCGTCGACCTCGCGACGATGACGACGAAGGCGCTCGGCACACTCGACGGCAAGGGGAAGAACAAGAACAGGAACGGCTTCTTCCTCATGGTCGAGGAGGAGGGCGTCGACGAGTTCGCGCACGCCAACAACGCCGAGAAGACCCTGGAGTCGATGCGGCAGCTGGAGCGCACGGTGGCGGTCGCGCGGCAGTACGTGGCCACGCACCCCGACACCCTCCTCGTCGTGACCGCCGACCACGAGACGGGCGGCCTCGCGGTCGAGGAGAACGACCCGGCGGACGAGACGGGCTCGGGCCAGTCCACCGAGGACGGCCCCTTCCCGATCCGCGACTCGGACAAGTCCTTCACGATCGACTGGACGACGGGCCAGCACACCTCCGTCGCCGTCCCGGTCACGGCCGAAGGCCCCACCGCCGACCGCTTCAACGGCAAGCACGCGAACACGTACGTGCACACGGTGCTGAGCGACATCCTGACGCGGCGCTGA
- a CDS encoding putative quinol monooxygenase encodes MTTHTGPVGRLMKFTARPGRGADLAGLLLRVADALDGFPGCLLYAIGRDERSPDVVHVTELWRAAADADAALASSAEATGSPAPSEVLALVAGPPERTDLAVLGGLLPGTGTGPRTEG; translated from the coding sequence ATGACGACGCACACGGGACCTGTCGGCCGGCTCATGAAGTTCACCGCGCGACCGGGGCGGGGCGCGGACCTCGCGGGGCTGCTGCTCCGCGTCGCGGACGCGCTCGACGGCTTCCCGGGCTGCCTGCTCTACGCGATCGGCCGGGACGAGCGGAGCCCGGACGTCGTGCACGTGACGGAGCTGTGGCGCGCGGCGGCCGACGCGGACGCCGCGCTCGCCTCGTCCGCCGAGGCGACGGGCTCCCCGGCGCCGTCCGAGGTCCTGGCCCTGGTGGCGGGCCCCCCGGAGCGGACGGACCTCGCGGTACTGGGCGGCCTGCTGCCGGGGACGGGGACGGGGCCGCGTACGGAGGGCTGA
- a CDS encoding DUF1295 domain-containing protein — MNFPWGAFALGLAPAAGASALVLGATWLLSRRRGIYRYVDSAWGFAFAFLAVVSWLFAYGSQGTDGSRGLGDPVRAGLAAALTVVWGLRLGVHIARRGRGKGEDPRYDRMLSKAPEGTPRPRYALRVVTLPQAALVWLVSVPVQAAVLLPYGTWWVTWAGVALWALGLFFEAVGDAQMARFKSDPAHKGKLIDVGLWRWTRHPNYFGDFAVWWGLWLLTLPAAGAPAAAWGPAAATLVSPLLMTYLLVFGSGKRLTERGMAEREGWERYAARTSGFLPWPPGVWPKGRGD; from the coding sequence GTGAACTTCCCCTGGGGCGCCTTCGCGCTCGGTCTCGCGCCCGCCGCCGGAGCCTCCGCGCTCGTCCTCGGGGCCACGTGGCTGCTCTCGCGGCGGCGCGGGATCTACCGGTACGTGGACAGCGCCTGGGGCTTCGCCTTCGCCTTCCTCGCCGTGGTCTCGTGGCTCTTCGCGTACGGCTCGCAGGGCACGGACGGCTCGCGGGGGCTCGGCGACCCCGTACGGGCGGGCCTCGCCGCCGCCCTCACCGTGGTGTGGGGGCTGCGCCTGGGCGTCCACATCGCCCGCCGGGGCCGGGGCAAGGGCGAGGACCCGCGCTACGACCGGATGCTCTCCAAGGCCCCGGAGGGCACCCCGCGCCCGCGCTACGCGCTCCGCGTCGTCACGCTCCCGCAGGCCGCTCTCGTGTGGCTCGTCTCCGTCCCGGTGCAGGCCGCGGTGCTCCTGCCGTACGGGACGTGGTGGGTCACGTGGGCCGGCGTGGCCCTGTGGGCGCTCGGCCTGTTCTTCGAGGCGGTCGGCGACGCGCAGATGGCCCGCTTCAAGTCCGACCCGGCCCACAAGGGCAAGCTCATCGACGTCGGCCTGTGGCGCTGGACCCGGCACCCCAACTACTTCGGCGACTTCGCGGTGTGGTGGGGCCTGTGGCTGCTCACCCTCCCGGCCGCCGGAGCCCCGGCCGCCGCCTGGGGACCCGCCGCGGCGACCCTCGTCTCACCCCTGCTCATGACGTACCTGCTCGTCTTCGGCAGCGGCAAGCGGCTCACGGAGCGGGGCATGGCGGAGCGCGAGGGCTGGGAGCGGTACGCGGCGCGGACGAGTGGCTTCCTGCCGTGGCCGCCGGGGGTGTGGCCGAAGGGGCGGGGGGACTGA
- a CDS encoding SAM-dependent methyltransferase — MTAPTTRTPATTPARANAVAPLTIDPGRWPDIASVPASSAARTAITRRIVRHALRRLPLLVRFPDGSRLGLGGPLLDIRDADAFHARIGRFGLMGFGESYMAGEWDAPDPVAALTVLAGNAAELIPRPLQRLRGLWAPRRPEAHRGTPKNARDNIGAHYDLSNDLFGIFLDDTLTYSSAVFRALPARWENLAGAQRHKIDRLLDLAEVRSGTRLLEIGTGWGELALRAAARGAHVTSLTLSAEQRALALERVAAAGLADRVRVELCDYREAEGSYDAVVSVEMIEAVGHEFLPVYFETIDARLRPGGRAALQAITMPDDRMRASRDTHTWIGKYVFPGGLIPSAESIEAVTAGRTALRTTRADSFGAHYAETLRLWRERFTARADEVDALGFDAVFRRLWTFYLAYSEAGFRSGYLDVRQYQFTKDARARGTA, encoded by the coding sequence GTGACCGCCCCGACCACCAGGACCCCGGCCACGACCCCCGCGCGCGCGAACGCCGTCGCGCCGCTCACGATCGACCCCGGGCGCTGGCCCGACATCGCCTCGGTGCCCGCGAGTTCGGCGGCGCGCACCGCGATCACGCGCCGCATCGTGCGCCACGCGCTGCGTCGGCTCCCGCTGCTCGTCCGTTTCCCGGACGGCAGCAGGCTCGGCCTCGGCGGCCCGCTCCTCGACATCCGCGACGCCGACGCCTTCCACGCGCGCATCGGACGCTTCGGCCTCATGGGCTTCGGCGAGTCGTACATGGCGGGCGAGTGGGACGCCCCCGACCCGGTCGCCGCGCTGACCGTACTCGCCGGGAACGCGGCCGAGCTGATCCCCCGGCCGCTCCAGCGCCTGCGCGGCCTGTGGGCCCCGCGCCGCCCCGAGGCCCACCGGGGCACGCCGAAGAACGCGCGCGACAACATCGGCGCGCACTACGACCTCTCCAACGACCTCTTCGGCATCTTCCTCGACGACACCCTCACCTACTCCTCCGCCGTCTTCCGCGCCCTCCCGGCCCGCTGGGAGAACCTCGCGGGAGCCCAGCGCCACAAGATCGACCGGCTCCTCGACCTCGCCGAAGTCCGCTCCGGCACACGACTGCTGGAGATCGGCACCGGGTGGGGCGAGCTGGCGCTGCGGGCCGCCGCGCGCGGCGCTCACGTCACCTCGCTCACCCTCTCCGCCGAGCAGCGCGCCCTCGCCCTGGAGCGCGTCGCCGCGGCCGGGCTCGCCGACCGCGTGCGCGTCGAGCTGTGCGACTACCGCGAGGCGGAGGGGAGTTACGACGCCGTCGTCAGCGTCGAGATGATCGAGGCGGTGGGGCACGAGTTCCTGCCCGTCTACTTCGAGACGATCGACGCGCGCCTGCGCCCCGGCGGGCGGGCCGCGCTCCAGGCGATCACGATGCCCGACGACCGGATGCGCGCGAGCCGCGACACCCACACCTGGATAGGCAAGTACGTCTTCCCCGGCGGCCTCATCCCCTCCGCCGAGTCGATCGAGGCCGTCACCGCGGGCCGCACCGCGCTGCGCACGACCCGCGCCGACTCCTTCGGCGCGCACTACGCGGAAACGTTGCGGCTGTGGCGCGAGCGCTTCACCGCGCGCGCGGACGAGGTCGACGCGCTCGGCTTCGACGCGGTCTTCCGCCGGCTGTGGACCTTCTACCTCGCCTACTCCGAGGCGGGGTTCAGGTCCGGCTACCTGGACGTGCGGCAGTACCAGTTCACGAAGGACGCACGGGCCCGGGGCACGGCGTGA
- a CDS encoding DUF1365 domain-containing protein — MTARTRNTRARTGASSSRSANSPAQAALYPCEVFHLRNRPVRQRVRHRTYLWYVDADRPPRLPRPLGPLARFDPRDHFGGTAPTLRAGLDRFLAAHGIDLRGGPVRLLANARVLGYVFNPLSLWWCHDPEGALVCVVAEVHNTYGERHAYLLGPEQMSGGEDEFSVPKEFYVSPFFPVDGSYRMRLPEPGARLSLAVHLEREGARPFTATVRGHRVPARPATVLRASLRHPLSTLVVSAAIRAHGIRLYLRGLPVVRRPRHPLQEGMR; from the coding sequence GTGACGGCACGGACCAGGAACACCCGCGCACGGACCGGGGCATCGTCGTCCCGGTCCGCGAACTCCCCTGCCCAGGCGGCTCTTTACCCCTGCGAGGTCTTCCACCTCCGCAACCGCCCGGTCCGGCAGCGCGTCCGCCACCGCACCTACCTGTGGTACGTGGACGCCGACCGCCCGCCCCGGCTCCCGCGCCCGCTGGGCCCCTTGGCCCGCTTCGACCCGCGCGACCACTTCGGCGGCACCGCGCCCACGCTCCGCGCCGGGCTCGACCGCTTCCTCGCCGCGCACGGCATCGACCTGCGCGGCGGCCCGGTGCGGCTCCTCGCGAACGCCCGCGTCCTCGGGTACGTGTTCAATCCGCTCAGCCTGTGGTGGTGCCACGACCCGGAGGGCGCGCTCGTGTGCGTCGTCGCGGAGGTGCACAACACGTACGGGGAACGGCACGCCTACCTGCTCGGCCCCGAGCAGATGAGCGGCGGCGAGGACGAGTTCAGCGTCCCGAAGGAGTTCTACGTCTCGCCGTTCTTCCCCGTCGACGGCTCCTACCGCATGCGGCTCCCCGAGCCCGGCGCGCGGCTCTCGCTCGCCGTGCACCTGGAGCGCGAGGGCGCCCGCCCCTTCACCGCGACCGTGCGCGGGCACCGCGTCCCCGCCCGTCCCGCGACCGTGCTGCGCGCCTCGCTGCGGCACCCGCTCTCGACCCTCGTCGTGTCGGCCGCGATCCGCGCCCACGGCATCCGTCTCTACCTGCGCGGTCTGCCCGTCGTACGGCGACCGCGCCACCCGCTCCAGGAGGGAATGCGGTGA
- a CDS encoding NAD(P)/FAD-dependent oxidoreductase has product MRTHDHGDPAQPGAAPHTAVIGAGVAGLTAAHVLTGSRPVDLYEADERLGGHAHTHEVLDSRGLPVHVDSGFIVHNRRTYPTLLRLFEELGVETRESEMSMSVRCEGCGLEYAGARGPGGLLASPRNVLSAPYRRLLREVPRFHRAARATLATPEPDEAAPETLSRFLTAHRFSRYFVTHFMTPLVAAVWSCDAHTALRYPARYLFRFLDHHGLLSVTGSPAWRTVSGGSRTYVELLAKRLHRVRTGTPVRAVRRHADGVDVTDGGGTTRTYESVVIATHPDQALALLADPSEAESAALGAFRYSRNPTLLHTDTSVLPRAPRARASWNYLLPDCAAPADHVRISYDMNRLQGLRTPDRYVVTLNGEDRVDPGSVLARMVYEHPVYTPESVTAQRLLPALNQGRTAFAGAYFGWGFHEDGALAGARAAASLGGRW; this is encoded by the coding sequence ATGCGCACGCACGACCACGGCGACCCGGCCCAGCCGGGCGCGGCCCCGCACACGGCCGTCATCGGCGCGGGTGTCGCGGGGCTCACCGCCGCGCACGTCCTCACCGGCTCGCGGCCGGTCGATCTCTACGAGGCGGACGAACGGCTCGGCGGGCACGCGCACACGCACGAAGTGCTCGACAGCCGCGGCTTGCCCGTGCACGTCGACTCGGGTTTCATCGTCCACAACCGGCGCACGTACCCGACGCTCCTGCGCCTCTTCGAGGAACTCGGCGTCGAGACACGCGAGTCGGAGATGAGCATGTCGGTGCGCTGCGAGGGCTGCGGCCTCGAATACGCGGGCGCGCGCGGCCCCGGCGGGCTGCTCGCCTCCCCGCGCAACGTGCTCAGCGCCCCGTACCGGCGGCTGCTGCGCGAGGTCCCCCGCTTCCACCGCGCCGCGCGCGCGACGCTCGCCACGCCCGAGCCCGACGAGGCGGCGCCCGAGACGCTCTCCCGCTTCCTCACCGCGCACCGCTTCTCGCGCTACTTCGTCACGCACTTCATGACCCCGCTCGTCGCCGCCGTCTGGTCCTGCGACGCGCACACGGCGCTGCGCTACCCGGCGCGCTACCTCTTCCGCTTCCTCGACCACCACGGCCTGCTCTCGGTGACGGGCTCGCCCGCCTGGCGCACGGTGTCCGGCGGTTCGCGCACGTACGTGGAACTCCTCGCCAAGCGCCTGCACCGCGTCCGTACCGGCACGCCCGTGCGCGCGGTGCGGCGGCACGCGGACGGCGTGGACGTCACGGACGGCGGGGGCACGACCCGGACGTACGAGTCCGTCGTCATCGCGACCCACCCCGACCAGGCGCTCGCCCTCCTCGCCGACCCGAGCGAGGCCGAGAGCGCCGCGCTCGGCGCCTTCCGCTACTCGCGCAACCCGACGCTCCTGCACACCGACACCTCCGTCCTCCCCCGCGCCCCACGCGCCCGCGCCTCCTGGAACTACCTCCTGCCCGACTGCGCGGCGCCCGCCGACCACGTGCGGATCTCGTACGACATGAACCGGCTGCAAGGGCTCAGGACGCCGGACCGCTACGTCGTGACGCTGAACGGCGAGGACCGCGTCGACCCCGGCTCGGTGCTCGCCCGCATGGTGTACGAACACCCCGTCTACACCCCGGAGTCGGTGACCGCGCAGCGGCTCCTGCCCGCGCTCAACCAGGGCCGCACCGCCTTCGCGGGCGCCTACTTCGGCTGGGGCTTCCACGAGGACGGCGCGCTCGCGGGCGCCCGCGCCGCCGCGTCGCTGGGAGGCCGCTGGTGA